The genome window TGAGGCCCTTAACGTCCCCGCTAGCGCGCGGCTGCGCCAGCTGCGCACCAACCTCGCGCGGCTCCAAAGCCTCGTGCCGGGTACGCCCGCCGGCAAATATGTGATCGTGAACATCCCGGCGGCGCAGATCGAGGCTGTGAACAACAATCAGGTCATTTCCCGACACGCGGGCGTGGTGGGCAAGCCGGACCGGCCGTCACCGCTGTTGAACTCGGCAATCGAAGAAATCAACTTCAACAAGGAATGGGTGGTGCCGCCCACCGTGTTGAAATACGACCTCGTGCCGAAGGGCCGTGGCGGTCAGGATGTGCTCGCGAAGTACAAGATCGACGCGTATGCAACCCACGAAGACTATCAGAAGGGCAAAAAGCTCGACGCGTCGCAGATCGACTGGTCGTCGGACGCGCCGCTCCGTTACTTCTATGTGCAAGCGCCCGGCGACGAGAACCCGCTCGGTTTCGCGAAGATCAACTTCGCAAGCCCGCAGGGCGTCTATATGCACGACACGCCCGGCCAGAGCGTGTTCCAGAGGAGCTTCCGCGCCGACAGTTCGGGCTGCATTCGCGTGCAGAACATTCACCAACTCGTGGCTTGGCTGCTCGAAGACAATGGCTGGTCGGTGCAGCAGGTGCTTCGCATGAAGCAGTCGGGCGAGCGTCTGTTCGTGCGGCTCAAGAAGCGCGTTCCGCTGTACTGGACCTATATTACGGCCTGGTCCACACCAGATGGAACCGTGCAGTTCCGCCGCGACATCTACCGCAAGGACGGCGTGGAGGCGATTGCCTCGGCCTACTAAGCTTGTTGGCAGCCGGGAAGGCTTCTCAAATCGAACCGCCGGGCACTCGCCCGGCGTTTTCGTTTTCGACGCTGCCATCCGTTTCCGGTCTTGAGCGTCCAGACCTCGATCTCCGCGCGCGCGTCCGTCTGCCCCGCCGCTGATGGCGCCGGATCGCCTTCGCCACCCTTTTCGCATCGCTGCGGGCACAAGATCGCGTCTCGTTTGTATGACTCTACGCGGCCGCCGCGAACATTTACCCGCATCTGGTTCGCGCCTCGAAACGCAACTTCGACACTGGCGCTTTCCGGCCGGGGGCCGCAATGGCTCGGAATGCGCACCCGGAGAAACGCATGGATTCGCCCTCGGCATCGACGTCGCGCGACTGGCCCGACATTCCCTACCCCGAATGGAAGGACACCGCCGCCACGCTGCAACTGTGGATGCAGATCGTGGGCAAGGTGCGACTCGCGCTCACGCCTTGGCTGAACCATTCGTGGCAGGTGCCGCTTTACGTGACATCGCGCGGCCTCGACACCTCCCCGATTCCCTATGGCGCGCGAACCTTCGACATCGCCTTCGACTTTCAGGACCACGTCCTCACCATCGCGACGAGCGAGGGCAGCCGCCGCGAGCTGAAACTCGAACCGCAAACGGTCGCCGACTTTCAGGCGCGGCTGATGGAAACGCTGGGCAGCCTCAATATTGCGGTGAATATCTACGAGATCCCCTCCGAAATTCCGAACGCCATTCCCTTTCGCGACGACCGCATCCACCGCGCCTACGACCGCGACGCCGCGCACCGCTTCTGGCGCGCGCTTGTCCAGGTGGACCGCGTGTTCAAGCTTTTCCGCACCGGTTTCATCGGCAAGTGCAGCCCCGTGCATTTCTTCTGGGGCAGTTTCGACCTCGCGGTGACGCGCTTTTCCGGGCGACGCGCGCCGCTGCATCCGGGAGGCGTGCCGGGCGTCTCCGACGACGTGACGCGCGAAGCCTATTCGCACGAAGTGTCGAGTGCGGGCTTCTGGCCCGGCGGCAACGGAATCGATTACCCCGCCTTTTACTCGTACGCCTACCCGACGCCGGACGACTTCAAGCGCCAGCCGGTCGAGCCGGACGCGGCGTTTTTCAGCGAAGCGCTTGGCGAGTTTCTGCTCCCGTACGACGCTGTAAGGACAGCGGCTGCCCCGGATTCGACGCTTCTCGTCTTTCTGCAGAGCAGCTACGAAGCGGCGGCGACAACCGCCAGATGGGACCGCGAGGCGCTCGAATGTCCACTGGGGCAACCGGGAGTACCGCGTCCGCTCGATGGACGTCGCCACTGGGCAGCGTGATCGGGGCGAGATGGGCGAGCCGACTGTCGCGGTGCCGCAGTCGGCGGGGGCAGCCAACTGGCGAGCGCGCCAGCATCCGGCAATCGTTAAAATCACCCGCATTCGCGCAGACATTCCTCAACATCGCACGCCTAGCATCGAACCGAGCGGCCGCCGCGCGTCTGAGGAGGGTTGTGGGCAGAAGCTGCCACGCTGAAGGCAGGAGCCCCGTGTTCGAGCGAACGCATATGAGTCGCTCCGATCTGGCCGCAGGCGGCACGACGCGGCATCGCTCAACTGTTTGGATCTAGCCCGGAGGGCAATATGGACCGGAAATGCTTACACGTCCTTGGACTTGCCTTGACCACGGGACTGGCGATGGCGGCTTTTGCAGGCGGCTCGGCCGCGCAGGAGCGAGGTCGCATCAACGACGGACAGCCGCTGCGAATCGAGCAGGAGCCCAATAGTCTGAATGAGCC of Rhodomicrobium vannielii ATCC 17100 contains these proteins:
- a CDS encoding L,D-transpeptidase family protein; the protein is MAAFVAAAFMVVVGSFGADAQRRGSSIDDWLGFDQSDDSWEQPMRDRAFQREWETQPERGFPTLAKENIATTKTAIKQYAEIVARGGWPQLPPIELRTGMSHPAVVQLRTRLQVTGDLQAYGGYPEVFDSYVEQAVKRAQERHGIPPTGFLDQTTIEALNVPASARLRQLRTNLARLQSLVPGTPAGKYVIVNIPAAQIEAVNNNQVISRHAGVVGKPDRPSPLLNSAIEEINFNKEWVVPPTVLKYDLVPKGRGGQDVLAKYKIDAYATHEDYQKGKKLDASQIDWSSDAPLRYFYVQAPGDENPLGFAKINFASPQGVYMHDTPGQSVFQRSFRADSSGCIRVQNIHQLVAWLLEDNGWSVQQVLRMKQSGERLFVRLKKRVPLYWTYITAWSTPDGTVQFRRDIYRKDGVEAIASAY
- a CDS encoding DUF5996 family protein, whose translation is MDSPSASTSRDWPDIPYPEWKDTAATLQLWMQIVGKVRLALTPWLNHSWQVPLYVTSRGLDTSPIPYGARTFDIAFDFQDHVLTIATSEGSRRELKLEPQTVADFQARLMETLGSLNIAVNIYEIPSEIPNAIPFRDDRIHRAYDRDAAHRFWRALVQVDRVFKLFRTGFIGKCSPVHFFWGSFDLAVTRFSGRRAPLHPGGVPGVSDDVTREAYSHEVSSAGFWPGGNGIDYPAFYSYAYPTPDDFKRQPVEPDAAFFSEALGEFLLPYDAVRTAAAPDSTLLVFLQSSYEAAATTARWDREALECPLGQPGVPRPLDGRRHWAA